The following coding sequences lie in one Arachis hypogaea cultivar Tifrunner chromosome 9, arahy.Tifrunner.gnm2.J5K5, whole genome shotgun sequence genomic window:
- the LOC112712171 gene encoding uncharacterized protein isoform X2: protein MNQQLLRPLRSLPWLHHHHPRTAATATLLPLQHHHLLSSKQPPTKSSSSSHIASAQRNLNTRSRGLLRTNVPLPSPSTTADFDSELKKSRNQLKREAKRAVQWAMDLASLSPPQIKRILGVASLDQVVFEALMLVKRLGPDVREGKRRQFNYIGKLLRDVEPDLMDRLIKVTKDSDQKELQVLTGLGADDLEDDDDLIEIESEEDEKESNSYDNQVTKWFDGLIDKDIQITNEVYSVQGVEFDRQELRKLVRRVHSTQEMKAADDEEEKKKEMASTRAKKALTRFLRGLARSLINDY from the exons ATGAATCAACAGCTATTACGGCCTCTAAGGTCATTGCCATGGTTGCACCACCACCACCCAAGAACTGCTGCTACTGCCACCCTTCTTCCacttcaacatcatcatcttctCTCCTCAAAACAACCACCCACGAAATCATCATCATCCTCTCATATTGCTTCAGCTCAGCGAAACCTCAATACCCGTTCGCGGGGTCTTCTACGAACCAATGTTCCGCTACCATCGCCATCCACCACCGCAGACTTCGATTCCGAACTAAAGAAGAGCCGCAACCAATTGAAGCGCGAAGCAAAGCGTGCTGTGCAGTGGGCCATGGATTTGGCTTCCTTGTCTCCTCCCCAAATTAAACGCATCCTTGG AGTGGCTTCTTTGGACCAAGTTGTGTTCGAAGCTCTCATGTTGGTTAAG AGACTAGGACCCGATGTTCGCGAAGGAAAGCGGAGGCAGTTCAATTATATTG GAAAATTGCTAAGGGACGTGGAACCTGATTTAATGGATCGATTAATTAAAGTAACAAAAGATTCTGATCAGAAGGAGCTACAGGTTTTAACTGGATTAGGGGCCGATGAtcttgaggatgatgatgacttGATAGAAATTGAATCGGAGGAGGATGAAAAG GAATCTAATTCGTATGATAATCAAGTAACAAAGTGGTTTGATGGTTTGATCGATAAGGACATTCAAATCACCAATGAAGTTTATTCAGTTCAGGGAGTTGAGTTTGATCGGCAG GAGTTGCGAAAGCTTGTACGTAGAGTGCATTCTACTCAGGAAATGAAGGCTGCAGATGATgaagaggagaaaaagaaagagatggCATCAACTCGGGCTAAGAAGGCGTTGACTCGATTCCTTCGTGGTCTTGCAAGGAGTCTTATTAATGATTATTGA
- the LOC112712171 gene encoding uncharacterized protein isoform X1 — protein MNQQLLRPLRSLPWLHHHHPRTAATATLLPLQHHHLLSSKQPPTKSSSSSHIASAQRNLNTRSRGLLRTNVPLPSPSTTADFDSELKKSRNQLKREAKRAVQWAMDLASLSPPQIKRILGVASLDQVVFEALMLVKRLGPDVREGKRRQFNYIGKLLRDVEPDLMDRLIKVTKDSDQKELQVLTGLGADDLEDDDDLIEIESEEDEKESNSYDNQVTKWFDGLIDKDIQITNEVYSVQGVEFDRQQELRKLVRRVHSTQEMKAADDEEEKKKEMASTRAKKALTRFLRGLARSLINDY, from the exons ATGAATCAACAGCTATTACGGCCTCTAAGGTCATTGCCATGGTTGCACCACCACCACCCAAGAACTGCTGCTACTGCCACCCTTCTTCCacttcaacatcatcatcttctCTCCTCAAAACAACCACCCACGAAATCATCATCATCCTCTCATATTGCTTCAGCTCAGCGAAACCTCAATACCCGTTCGCGGGGTCTTCTACGAACCAATGTTCCGCTACCATCGCCATCCACCACCGCAGACTTCGATTCCGAACTAAAGAAGAGCCGCAACCAATTGAAGCGCGAAGCAAAGCGTGCTGTGCAGTGGGCCATGGATTTGGCTTCCTTGTCTCCTCCCCAAATTAAACGCATCCTTGG AGTGGCTTCTTTGGACCAAGTTGTGTTCGAAGCTCTCATGTTGGTTAAG AGACTAGGACCCGATGTTCGCGAAGGAAAGCGGAGGCAGTTCAATTATATTG GAAAATTGCTAAGGGACGTGGAACCTGATTTAATGGATCGATTAATTAAAGTAACAAAAGATTCTGATCAGAAGGAGCTACAGGTTTTAACTGGATTAGGGGCCGATGAtcttgaggatgatgatgacttGATAGAAATTGAATCGGAGGAGGATGAAAAG GAATCTAATTCGTATGATAATCAAGTAACAAAGTGGTTTGATGGTTTGATCGATAAGGACATTCAAATCACCAATGAAGTTTATTCAGTTCAGGGAGTTGAGTTTGATCGGCAG CAGGAGTTGCGAAAGCTTGTACGTAGAGTGCATTCTACTCAGGAAATGAAGGCTGCAGATGATgaagaggagaaaaagaaagagatggCATCAACTCGGGCTAAGAAGGCGTTGACTCGATTCCTTCGTGGTCTTGCAAGGAGTCTTATTAATGATTATTGA